One genomic window of Candidatus Caccoplasma merdavium includes the following:
- a CDS encoding lipopolysaccharide biosynthesis protein: MEETSLKEKTAKGLFWGGFSNGMQQLLNLLFGIFLARLLSPADYGMVGMLTIFTLIASSLQESGFISAIANKKSVTANDYNAVFWFSLSVSVTVYILLFFLAPYIARFYNEPELVPLSRFLFLGFILSSTTTAHCAYMFRNLMVKKKTVAQLSALVVSGTVGVTAAWQGMAYWGIALQSITYIVVSSGCYWWLTPWRPSFHIDFTPIREMFGFSSRVLATNIFLHINNNLFSVLLGRLFSVQQVGYYTQAAKWNMMGYNTINGMITGVAQPVLAQVSDDKTRQLAVFRKMLRFTSFLSFPLMLGLAFIARELIVVCVTEKWLPSVPMMQMLCVWGAFVPVQGLFSNLIISSGKSRIYMWNTIVLCLLQMSVLIATAPLGIKNMIIAFVVLNVAWLGVWYLFARRQLALRFADMLRDILPFAFAAGVVMVVAHYVTCGIDNIYLLLGAKVVTAALLYLAVMWTGGAKVLKESIGFIKQRFLRNPS, translated from the coding sequence ATGGAAGAAACCTCACTCAAAGAGAAAACCGCAAAAGGCCTGTTCTGGGGTGGGTTCAGCAACGGCATGCAGCAGTTGTTGAATCTGCTTTTCGGCATATTCCTGGCCCGCCTGCTCAGCCCGGCCGACTACGGTATGGTGGGAATGCTTACCATCTTCACGCTCATTGCCAGTTCGTTGCAAGAGAGCGGTTTCATCTCGGCGATTGCCAACAAGAAGAGTGTCACGGCAAACGATTACAATGCCGTATTCTGGTTCAGCCTGTCGGTATCGGTGACGGTCTACATACTGCTCTTTTTCCTGGCTCCGTACATCGCCCGCTTTTACAACGAGCCCGAATTGGTGCCGTTGTCGCGGTTCCTTTTTCTCGGCTTTATCCTGTCGAGTACGACGACGGCCCACTGTGCCTATATGTTTCGCAACCTCATGGTCAAGAAAAAAACCGTGGCACAACTATCGGCTTTGGTGGTCTCGGGCACCGTGGGGGTCACGGCGGCATGGCAGGGCATGGCCTATTGGGGCATAGCATTGCAGAGCATTACCTACATCGTGGTGTCGTCGGGTTGTTACTGGTGGCTCACGCCGTGGCGACCCTCGTTCCACATCGACTTCACCCCCATCAGGGAGATGTTCGGTTTCAGCAGCCGCGTATTGGCCACCAACATATTCCTTCACATCAACAACAATCTTTTCTCGGTGCTGTTGGGCCGGCTCTTTTCGGTGCAACAGGTAGGATATTACACCCAGGCGGCCAAGTGGAACATGATGGGTTACAACACCATCAACGGCATGATTACCGGTGTGGCGCAACCCGTCCTTGCGCAAGTCTCCGACGACAAGACCCGTCAGTTGGCCGTCTTTCGCAAGATGCTGCGGTTTACCTCGTTCCTGTCTTTTCCCCTCATGCTGGGGCTGGCCTTCATTGCCCGGGAACTCATCGTCGTGTGCGTGACCGAGAAATGGCTTCCCAGTGTACCCATGATGCAAATGCTTTGCGTGTGGGGTGCATTCGTCCCGGTGCAGGGACTCTTTTCAAACCTTATCATCAGTAGCGGGAAATCGCGCATCTACATGTGGAATACCATCGTGCTGTGCCTGCTGCAAATGTCCGTGCTGATAGCCACGGCTCCCTTGGGCATCAAAAACATGATTATCGCGTTTGTCGTGCTCAACGTCGCGTGGCTGGGTGTGTGGTATCTCTTTGCCCGCCGGCAGCTTGCCCTGCGCTTCGCCGACATGCTTCGGGATATTCTCCCTTTTGCCTTTGCCGCGGGGGTCGTGATGGTCGTGGCCCATTATGTGACATGCGGCATCGACAACATCTATTTGCTGCTCGGAGCCAAGGTGGTGACGGCCGCATTGCTCTATCTGGCCGTGATGTGGACAGGCGGAGCGAAGGTTTTGAAGGAGAGCATCGGATTTATAAAGCAGCGTTTTTTGCGGAACCCATCATAA
- the wecB gene encoding UDP-N-acetylglucosamine 2-epimerase (non-hydrolyzing) — protein MKKILLVFGTRPEAIKMAPLVKALQKDSEHFETKICVTAQHRQMLDQVLEVFDIVPEYDLNIMAPNQDLYDITSRVLVGLRDVLDDFAPDIVLVHGDTTTSMAAALAAFYRQIPVGHVEAGLRTYNMLSPWPEEMNRQVTDRMCTYYFAPTEKSRQNLLRENVDATKIHVTGNTVIDALLMAVDIIEKKPQIKTAIEDELRDKGYAMGNRPYILVTGHRRENFGEGFLNICKAIRQIAEEHPEMDIVYPVHLNPNVQKPVYELLSGTPNIYLVKPLDYLPFVYAMQHSTLLLTDSGGVQEEAPSLGKPVLVMRETTERPEAVEAGTVRLVGTDVAAIVGNVQELLHDPEVYRKMSESYNPYGDGHACERIVDALRK, from the coding sequence ATGAAGAAAATTCTGCTCGTATTCGGAACCCGCCCCGAGGCCATCAAGATGGCACCGCTGGTCAAAGCCTTGCAAAAAGATTCCGAACATTTCGAGACCAAAATATGTGTCACCGCCCAACATCGCCAGATGCTCGATCAGGTCTTGGAGGTGTTCGACATCGTTCCCGAGTATGACCTCAACATCATGGCGCCCAACCAGGACCTTTACGACATAACCTCCCGTGTCCTTGTCGGGCTGCGCGACGTACTCGACGATTTCGCACCCGACATCGTGCTGGTGCACGGCGACACCACCACTTCCATGGCGGCCGCACTGGCCGCATTCTATCGGCAGATTCCTGTGGGACATGTCGAGGCCGGTCTGCGCACTTACAACATGCTCTCGCCATGGCCCGAGGAGATGAACCGGCAGGTGACCGACCGCATGTGCACTTACTATTTCGCCCCGACCGAGAAATCTCGCCAAAATCTTTTGCGTGAAAATGTAGACGCCACGAAAATCCATGTCACCGGCAACACGGTCATCGATGCCCTGCTGATGGCCGTGGACATCATCGAGAAGAAACCCCAGATCAAAACCGCTATCGAAGACGAGTTGCGAGACAAGGGGTATGCCATGGGCAACAGACCCTACATCTTGGTGACGGGACACCGCCGTGAAAACTTCGGTGAGGGGTTCTTGAATATATGCAAGGCCATTCGCCAAATCGCCGAAGAACACCCCGAGATGGATATTGTCTATCCGGTACACCTCAATCCGAACGTGCAAAAACCCGTTTATGAATTATTGTCGGGCACACCCAACATCTATCTTGTTAAACCGCTCGATTACCTGCCCTTTGTCTATGCCATGCAGCATTCGACGCTGCTGTTGACCGACAGCGGCGGCGTGCAGGAAGAGGCCCCTTCCTTGGGGAAGCCCGTGCTCGTCATGCGGGAAACGACCGAACGTCCCGAGGCTGTCGAGGCCGGAACCGTGAGACTGGTGGGAACCGATGTCGCAGCCATCGTGGGGAATGTGCAAGAACTGCTGCACGACCCCGAGGTCTACCGCAAAATGTCGGAGAGTTACAATCCCTATGGCGACGGCCACGCGTGCGAACGGATTGTCGATGCCTTGCGCAAATAG
- a CDS encoding glycosyltransferase produces the protein MEKKTVSIVMCTCNGESFIREQLDSIMAQTYPANEIIIQDDASTDRTYDIVCEYARRYPQIHPRQNKTRKGVNGNFFDALSQATGDCIAIADQDDIWEPCKIERQVQTIGDKLMCASFSRPFYDSDTPVAFDDRVPNCNLLRMIFVGIFPGHSTLFSRRLLTLMPDPAPLAVYRCYDMILALTAAAFDSIVFLPEVLSWHRRHTSAYTYIVPTSNSRKAGNIFRWVRRTWLLHKEVREGIDQRLMAAGVFLARVESDKPVLKQARHMIRLYTSHSRLDFLRLQFFCMKNYPLLIYSFSGRRTCAGYLRGFYFPISCSDYFRFLASTPQHATGSEEEAVTHK, from the coding sequence ATGGAGAAGAAAACTGTGTCGATAGTCATGTGCACTTGTAACGGGGAGTCGTTCATACGCGAACAACTCGACTCCATCATGGCACAAACCTATCCCGCGAATGAGATTATCATACAAGATGATGCATCGACCGACCGCACCTATGACATCGTGTGCGAATATGCCCGCCGCTATCCGCAAATACACCCCCGGCAAAACAAAACGCGCAAAGGGGTAAATGGAAATTTCTTCGATGCCCTCTCCCAGGCCACGGGCGATTGCATCGCCATTGCCGACCAAGACGACATTTGGGAGCCCTGCAAAATCGAACGGCAGGTGCAGACCATCGGCGACAAACTCATGTGTGCCAGTTTCTCCCGGCCTTTTTACGACAGCGACACCCCCGTGGCATTCGATGACCGCGTACCCAACTGCAACCTCCTGCGCATGATTTTTGTCGGCATTTTTCCCGGTCATTCCACCCTCTTCTCCCGGCGGTTGTTGACCCTCATGCCCGACCCGGCACCCCTTGCCGTCTATCGCTGTTACGACATGATATTGGCCCTCACCGCAGCCGCCTTCGACAGCATTGTGTTCCTCCCCGAAGTCCTTTCGTGGCATCGCCGCCATACTTCGGCCTACACCTATATCGTGCCCACCAGCAACAGCCGGAAGGCGGGAAACATATTCCGATGGGTACGACGCACCTGGCTGTTGCATAAAGAGGTAAGGGAGGGTATCGACCAACGTCTCATGGCGGCCGGGGTGTTCCTCGCCCGGGTCGAGTCGGACAAGCCGGTTCTCAAACAGGCCCGGCACATGATACGCCTCTATACGAGCCATTCCCGCCTCGATTTCCTCCGGCTGCAATTTTTCTGCATGAAAAACTATCCGTTGCTGATATACAGCTTTTCGGGTCGACGCACCTGTGCCGGTTACCTCCGCGGGTTCTATTTTCCCATTTCTTGCAGCGATTATTTCCGGTTCCTGGCTTCCACGCCGCAACATGCCACAGGGTCGGAAGAGGAAGCGGTCACCCACAAATAA
- a CDS encoding LicD family protein: protein MPKHYSSQELEKLHEVLYEILAEVVRVCTKHDIPYFVIGGTAIGALYDKAILPWDDDIDIGMKRDDYERFLQIAPRELGQDYFLSWLGTDPRTPYHFTKVKKNNTLFVEENYKSLPMHQGIFVDIFPFDRIPDNKLLRRIQFEAVNFLKCCLIGKEIWQWKHCGTCQIAAPSNRGVIPCCLNKIVDMLFTKKAIYKMMRFASTCFNSRRTAYYNHVITKTDHISCHDIDDLETIPFGPLSLKAPVRLEAFLRYNYPTLHRYTDEEEDKRVNHYPTVLSFDARKDGLDAWPCGNPSAAQHEKR from the coding sequence ATGCCCAAACACTATTCTTCTCAGGAATTGGAAAAGTTGCACGAGGTCTTGTATGAGATACTGGCCGAGGTCGTTCGGGTCTGCACCAAACATGACATACCTTATTTCGTCATAGGCGGGACGGCCATCGGTGCGCTTTACGACAAGGCGATACTACCGTGGGACGACGACATCGACATCGGCATGAAACGCGACGATTATGAACGTTTCTTGCAGATTGCCCCCCGAGAGTTAGGCCAGGATTATTTCCTTTCCTGGTTGGGAACCGACCCTCGAACACCTTACCACTTTACCAAGGTGAAGAAAAACAACACGCTTTTTGTCGAAGAAAACTACAAGTCGCTCCCCATGCACCAGGGTATCTTTGTGGACATATTCCCCTTTGATCGCATACCCGATAATAAATTGCTCAGGCGTATACAATTCGAAGCGGTCAATTTCCTGAAATGTTGCCTTATCGGCAAAGAAATATGGCAGTGGAAACATTGCGGTACCTGTCAGATAGCGGCTCCGTCAAACCGAGGTGTGATACCTTGTTGCCTCAATAAGATTGTGGATATGCTTTTCACAAAGAAAGCCATTTATAAAATGATGCGGTTTGCCTCCACATGTTTCAATTCCCGCCGCACGGCATATTACAATCATGTCATAACGAAAACCGACCACATCTCATGCCACGACATAGACGACCTCGAGACGATACCTTTCGGCCCGCTGTCGCTTAAAGCCCCGGTTCGCCTCGAAGCCTTCTTGCGATATAATTATCCCACCCTGCATCGTTACACCGATGAAGAAGAGGACAAACGTGTCAATCATTACCCTACCGTATTGTCGTTTGACGCGCGGAAAGATGGTCTCGACGCATGGCCCTGCGGAAATCCGTCGGCTGCCCAACACGAAAAAAGGTAG